A single region of the Streptomyces sp. NBC_00425 genome encodes:
- a CDS encoding glycoside hydrolase family 3 protein, translated as MPRDRSVPRTALLVSTALFAALLTPAASRAADDPAPAAVDRFEGEVPFAAQPAEGIFTWGSDADDPPTLRLAERPDAPDGQKVLAGAYAISGWGGFTHDYAATGPAHDWSAHRGIRFWWEGRGTGGTVGFEIKDGGAHGEASELWTTSFTDDFTGWKRIEIPFSDFVYRTDYQPVGGIDQILGLTQMWGYAVTLPTGGGGVFAMDGVELYGRADQALRASVTTDAAVHPVKEGASAAVRVTLATTGAAPVDQPVTVAYRTAGGTASAGADYTPVSGTVTFPAGTASGASRTIEVRTLKDRTAEPAETVPLELTVTGAKPPAETPQVVVDAHGLPYLNARLPVKQRVKDLLSRMSLEEKAGQTTQAERGAMTAPADIAGYGLGSLLSGGGSTPTPNTAQAWAKMIDAFQLRAQATRFQIPLIYGVDAVHGHNNLAGATVMPHNIGIGATRDPRIAQRTGAVTAAEVRATGVPWDFEPCLCVTRDERWGRSYEAFGEDPALVKSMETVIQGLQGARDGRDLKNADKVLATAKHFVGDGGTTYGSSTTGTYTIDQGVTEVTRRQLEAVHLAPYQEAVDRGVGTVMPSYSSLDIAGDGRGPVKMHARADLLGGVLKGRMGFDGFVISDWNAIDQLPGDYASRVRAAVGAGVDMMMVPYGYKEYSTTLIAEVKAGRVSERRLDDAVSRILAQKFRLGLFERPYADTGGASRIGSAAHRDVARAAAAASQVLLKNDGGVLPLRKGQKVYVAGSNADDIGNQTGGWTITWQGASGDITPGTTILEGMRSAGGAITYSKDASAPLAGHDVGVVVVGETPYAEGVGDVGNGHDLELSPADRAAVDRVCAAMTCAVLVVSGRPQLIGDRLGEIDALVASWLPGTEGDGVADVLYGRRAFTGRLPVTWPRSEAQLPINVGDTAYDPQYPYGWGLTTLTRIPQGGDATLKALRLAATAAERAGAGEAGRALVTRARLIVQQKAGDSLTARVAKPFADADHLLLTGRYGAAVEKLTEAYRAA; from the coding sequence ATGCCAAGGGATCGGTCCGTACCGAGAACGGCCCTGCTCGTCTCCACCGCTTTGTTCGCCGCCCTGCTGACACCGGCCGCCTCCCGCGCCGCCGACGACCCCGCCCCCGCCGCCGTCGACCGTTTCGAGGGCGAGGTGCCGTTCGCCGCCCAGCCCGCCGAAGGCATCTTCACCTGGGGCAGCGACGCCGACGACCCGCCCACGCTGCGGCTCGCGGAACGCCCCGACGCCCCCGACGGGCAGAAGGTTCTCGCCGGCGCCTACGCCATCAGCGGCTGGGGCGGCTTCACCCACGACTACGCCGCCACCGGACCCGCCCACGACTGGTCCGCCCACCGCGGCATCCGGTTCTGGTGGGAGGGCCGGGGCACCGGCGGCACGGTCGGCTTCGAGATCAAGGACGGCGGCGCCCACGGCGAGGCGTCCGAGCTGTGGACGACCTCGTTCACCGACGACTTCACCGGCTGGAAGCGGATCGAGATCCCCTTCTCCGACTTCGTCTACCGCACCGACTACCAGCCCGTCGGCGGCATCGACCAGATCCTCGGCCTCACGCAGATGTGGGGTTACGCCGTCACCCTGCCCACCGGCGGAGGCGGCGTGTTCGCCATGGACGGCGTGGAGCTGTACGGCCGGGCCGACCAGGCGCTGCGCGCGTCCGTGACCACCGACGCCGCCGTCCACCCGGTGAAGGAGGGCGCCTCGGCCGCCGTCCGCGTCACCCTCGCCACCACCGGCGCGGCCCCCGTCGACCAGCCGGTGACCGTCGCCTACCGGACCGCGGGCGGCACCGCGTCCGCCGGCGCCGACTACACGCCGGTCTCCGGCACGGTCACCTTCCCCGCGGGCACCGCGTCCGGCGCCTCCCGCACGATCGAGGTCCGAACCCTCAAGGACCGCACCGCCGAGCCCGCCGAGACCGTCCCGCTGGAACTGACCGTCACCGGCGCCAAGCCGCCCGCCGAGACCCCGCAGGTCGTCGTCGACGCGCACGGGCTGCCGTACCTGAACGCCAGGCTGCCGGTGAAACAGCGCGTGAAGGACCTGCTCTCCCGGATGTCCCTGGAGGAGAAGGCAGGCCAGACCACCCAGGCCGAACGCGGCGCGATGACCGCCCCCGCCGACATCGCCGGCTACGGCCTCGGCTCGCTCCTCTCCGGCGGCGGCTCCACCCCGACGCCCAACACCGCGCAGGCCTGGGCGAAGATGATCGACGCCTTCCAGCTCCGGGCACAGGCGACCCGCTTCCAGATCCCGCTGATCTACGGCGTGGACGCGGTGCACGGGCACAACAACCTGGCCGGCGCCACGGTCATGCCGCACAACATCGGCATCGGCGCGACCCGGGACCCCCGCATCGCCCAGCGCACCGGTGCGGTCACCGCCGCCGAGGTCCGGGCCACCGGAGTCCCCTGGGACTTCGAGCCCTGCCTCTGCGTCACCCGCGACGAACGCTGGGGCCGCTCCTACGAGGCCTTCGGCGAGGACCCGGCGCTGGTGAAGTCCATGGAGACGGTGATCCAGGGCCTCCAGGGGGCCCGCGACGGCCGCGACCTCAAGAACGCCGACAAGGTCCTGGCCACCGCCAAGCACTTCGTCGGCGACGGCGGCACCACCTACGGCTCCTCGACCACCGGCACGTACACCATCGACCAGGGCGTCACCGAGGTCACCCGGCGGCAGCTGGAGGCCGTCCACCTCGCGCCGTACCAGGAGGCGGTCGACCGGGGCGTCGGCACGGTCATGCCGTCGTACTCCTCCCTCGACATCGCGGGCGACGGCCGGGGCCCGGTGAAGATGCATGCCCGCGCCGACCTGCTGGGCGGCGTCCTGAAGGGCCGGATGGGCTTCGACGGCTTCGTGATCAGCGACTGGAACGCCATCGACCAGCTGCCGGGGGACTACGCCTCACGCGTGCGCGCAGCCGTCGGCGCCGGCGTCGACATGATGATGGTGCCGTACGGCTACAAGGAGTACAGCACCACCCTGATCGCCGAGGTGAAGGCCGGCCGCGTCAGCGAACGGCGGCTCGACGACGCCGTCTCCCGCATCCTCGCCCAGAAGTTCCGCCTCGGTCTGTTCGAGCGGCCGTACGCGGACACTGGCGGCGCCTCCCGCATCGGGTCCGCCGCCCACCGCGACGTCGCGCGGGCCGCGGCCGCCGCCTCGCAGGTGCTGCTGAAGAACGACGGCGGAGTGCTGCCCCTCAGGAAGGGCCAGAAGGTCTACGTGGCCGGCTCCAACGCCGACGACATCGGCAACCAGACCGGCGGCTGGACGATCACCTGGCAGGGCGCGTCCGGTGACATCACCCCCGGCACCACGATCCTCGAGGGCATGCGCAGCGCGGGCGGTGCGATCACGTACTCCAAGGACGCCTCCGCTCCCCTGGCCGGCCATGACGTCGGCGTGGTCGTGGTGGGCGAGACGCCGTACGCCGAGGGCGTCGGCGACGTCGGCAACGGCCACGACCTGGAGCTGAGCCCCGCCGACCGGGCGGCCGTGGACCGGGTGTGCGCCGCGATGACGTGCGCGGTGCTGGTCGTCTCCGGGCGCCCGCAGCTGATCGGCGACCGGCTCGGGGAGATCGACGCCCTGGTCGCGAGCTGGCTGCCGGGCACCGAGGGCGACGGAGTGGCCGACGTGCTCTACGGCCGGCGTGCCTTCACCGGCCGGCTCCCGGTCACCTGGCCGCGCTCCGAGGCCCAGCTGCCGATCAACGTCGGCGACACGGCCTACGACCCGCAGTACCCGTACGGCTGGGGCCTGACGACGCTGACCAGGATCCCGCAGGGCGGTGACGCCACCCTGAAGGCGCTCCGCCTCGCCGCCACCGCCGCCGAGCGCGCGGGCGCGGGCGAGGCCGGCCGGGCCCTGGTGACCAGAGCCCGGCTGATCGTCCAGCAGAAGGCCGGTGACAGCCTCACGGCACGGGTGGCGAAGCCCTTCGCCGACGCGGACCATCTGCTGCTGACCGGCCGATACGGGGCGGCGGTGGAGAAGCTGACGGAGGCGTACCGGGCGGCCTGA
- the cimA gene encoding citramalate synthase: MTATSELDDSFHVFDTTLRDGAQREGINLTVADKLAIARHLDDFGVGFIEGGWPGANPRDTEFFARAQEEIDFRHAQLVAFGATRRAGAKAAEDPQVRALLESGAGVITLVAKSHDRHVELALRTTLDENLAMVSDTVSFLKDEGRRVFVDCEHFFDGYRANPEYAKAVVRAAAEAGADVVVLCDTNGGMLPGQVQAVVSTVLADTGARLGIHAQDDTGCAVANTLAAVDAGATHVQCTANGYGERVGNANLFPVVAALELKYGKKVLPEGRLREMTRISHAIAEVVNLTPSTHQPYVGVSAFAHKAGLHASAIKVDPDLYQHIDPEQVGNTMRMLVSDMAGRASVELKGKELGVDLGGDRELVGRVVERVKERELRGYTYEAADASFELLLRAEVEGRPLKYFEVESWRAIVEDRPDGSHANEATVKLYAKGERIVATAEGNGPVNALDRALRVALEKIYPQLAKLELVDYKVRILEGVHGTQSTTRVLISTTDGAGEWSTVGVAENVIAASWQALEDAYTYGLLRASVTPAE, translated from the coding sequence ATGACCGCAACCAGCGAACTCGACGATTCGTTCCACGTCTTCGACACCACCCTGCGGGACGGCGCCCAGCGTGAGGGCATCAACCTCACCGTCGCCGACAAGCTGGCCATCGCCCGTCACCTGGACGACTTCGGAGTGGGCTTCATCGAGGGCGGCTGGCCCGGCGCCAACCCGCGCGACACCGAGTTCTTCGCCCGCGCGCAGGAGGAGATCGACTTCAGGCACGCCCAGCTGGTCGCCTTCGGCGCGACCCGCCGGGCCGGCGCGAAGGCCGCGGAGGACCCGCAGGTCAGGGCGCTGCTGGAGTCGGGCGCGGGAGTGATCACCCTGGTCGCGAAGTCCCACGACCGGCACGTGGAGCTGGCCCTGCGCACCACGCTGGACGAGAACCTGGCCATGGTGAGCGACACCGTGTCCTTCCTGAAGGACGAGGGCCGCCGGGTCTTCGTCGACTGCGAGCACTTCTTCGACGGCTACCGCGCGAACCCCGAGTACGCGAAGGCGGTCGTGCGGGCCGCGGCGGAGGCCGGCGCCGACGTGGTCGTGCTGTGCGACACCAACGGCGGCATGCTCCCGGGGCAGGTGCAGGCGGTCGTCTCCACCGTCCTCGCCGACACCGGCGCCCGGCTCGGCATCCACGCCCAGGACGACACCGGCTGCGCGGTGGCGAACACCCTGGCCGCGGTGGACGCGGGCGCGACGCACGTGCAGTGCACGGCGAACGGCTACGGCGAGCGGGTCGGCAACGCGAACCTCTTCCCGGTGGTCGCGGCCCTGGAGCTGAAGTACGGCAAGAAGGTGCTGCCCGAGGGGCGGCTGCGCGAGATGACCCGTATCTCGCACGCGATCGCCGAGGTCGTCAACCTCACCCCGTCCACGCACCAGCCGTACGTCGGCGTCTCGGCCTTCGCCCACAAGGCCGGTCTGCACGCCTCGGCCATCAAGGTCGACCCCGACCTGTACCAGCACATCGACCCCGAGCAGGTCGGCAACACCATGCGGATGCTGGTGTCCGACATGGCCGGGCGGGCCTCGGTCGAGCTCAAGGGCAAGGAGCTCGGCGTCGACCTCGGAGGCGACCGCGAACTGGTCGGCCGGGTCGTCGAGCGGGTCAAGGAGCGCGAACTGAGGGGCTACACCTACGAGGCGGCGGACGCGTCCTTCGAGCTGCTGCTGCGCGCGGAGGTCGAGGGCAGGCCGCTGAAGTACTTCGAGGTGGAGTCCTGGCGGGCCATCGTGGAGGACCGCCCCGACGGCAGCCACGCCAACGAGGCCACCGTCAAGCTCTACGCCAAGGGCGAGCGGATCGTCGCCACGGCGGAGGGCAACGGCCCGGTCAACGCTCTCGACCGCGCGCTGCGGGTGGCGCTGGAGAAGATCTACCCGCAGCTGGCCAAGCTCGAGCTGGTCGACTACAAGGTCCGCATCCTCGAGGGCGTCCACGGCACCCAGTCCACCACCCGCGTCCTGATCTCCACGACGGACGGTGCGGGGGAGTGGTCCACGGTCGGCGTCGCGGAGAACGTGATCGCCGCGTCCTGGCAGGCCCTGGAGGACGCGTACACCTACGGACTCCTCAGGGCGAGCGTGACGCCGGCGGAGTGA
- a CDS encoding branched-chain amino acid aminotransferase — protein MTTPTIELKPSASPTSAAERQAILANPGFGRHFTDHMVTIKWTEGRGWHDGQLVPYAPIPLDPATNVLHYAQEIFEGLKAYRRPDGSVATFRPDQNAKRFQRSARRLAMPELPVETFIEACDALVAQDLDWVPAHGGEESLYLRPFMIATEVGLGVKPANEYLFLVIASPAGAYFPGGVKPVSIWVSEDHVRAVPGGMGDAKTGGNYAASLLAQAEAAAQGCAQVCYLDAVERKWVEELGGMNLYFVYGDKIVTPSLTGSILEGVTRDSLLAVARDLGYEAAEGRISVDQWQQDSADGTLTEVFACGTAAVITPVGTVKRTGGEWRQSGGEPGEVTLRLRQALLDIQRGTAEDKHGWMHRLG, from the coding sequence ATGACGACGCCCACGATCGAGCTCAAGCCCTCCGCCAGTCCCACCTCCGCCGCCGAGCGGCAGGCGATCCTGGCGAACCCCGGCTTCGGCCGCCACTTCACCGACCACATGGTGACGATCAAGTGGACCGAGGGCCGCGGCTGGCACGACGGCCAGCTCGTTCCGTACGCGCCGATCCCCCTCGACCCGGCCACGAACGTCCTGCACTACGCGCAGGAGATCTTCGAGGGCCTGAAGGCGTACCGCCGCCCCGACGGCTCCGTCGCCACCTTCCGGCCGGATCAGAACGCCAAGCGCTTCCAGCGCTCCGCCCGCCGGCTCGCCATGCCGGAGCTGCCGGTCGAGACGTTCATCGAGGCGTGCGACGCGCTCGTCGCCCAGGACCTGGACTGGGTGCCCGCGCACGGCGGCGAGGAGTCCCTCTACCTGCGGCCCTTCATGATCGCGACCGAGGTCGGCCTGGGCGTCAAGCCCGCCAACGAGTACCTCTTCCTCGTCATCGCCTCACCGGCCGGCGCCTACTTCCCCGGCGGCGTGAAGCCGGTCTCCATCTGGGTCTCCGAGGACCACGTGCGCGCCGTCCCCGGCGGCATGGGCGACGCCAAGACGGGCGGCAACTACGCCGCCTCGCTGCTCGCCCAGGCCGAGGCCGCCGCGCAGGGCTGCGCCCAGGTCTGCTACCTCGACGCGGTCGAGCGCAAGTGGGTCGAGGAGCTCGGCGGCATGAACCTGTACTTCGTGTACGGCGACAAGATCGTCACGCCGTCGCTCACCGGCTCCATCCTGGAGGGCGTCACCCGTGACAGCCTCCTCGCCGTCGCCCGCGACCTGGGCTACGAGGCCGCGGAGGGCCGCATCTCCGTCGACCAGTGGCAGCAGGACTCCGCCGACGGCACCCTGACGGAGGTCTTCGCCTGCGGCACCGCCGCCGTGATCACTCCGGTCGGCACGGTCAAGCGCACCGGCGGCGAGTGGCGGCAGTCGGGCGGCGAGCCCGGCGAGGTCACCCTCAGGCTGCGGCAGGCCCTGCTGGACATCCAGCGCGGCACGGCCGAGGACAAGCACGGCTGGATGCACCGGCTGGGCTGA
- a CDS encoding acyl-CoA carboxylase subunit beta, with protein sequence MTVLEETTGEQTAEPSEPTDARGRVAELHEIRAQALAGPSEKATQAQHAKGKLTARERIELLLDPGSFQEVEQLRRHRASGFGLEAKKPFTDGVITGWGTVEGRTVFVYAHDFRIFGGALGEAHATKIHKIMDMAIAAGAPLVSLNDGAGARIQEGVSALAGYGGIFQRNTKASGVIPQISVMLGPCAGGAAYSPALTDFVFMVRETSQMFITGPDVVKAVTGEEITQNGLGGADVHAETSGVCHFAYDDEETCIAEVRYLLSMLPQNNRENPPRAEAGDPADRRGDVLLDLVPADGNRPYDMTKVIEEIVDDGDYLEVHERWARNIICALARLDGQVVGIVANQPQSLAGVLDIEASEKAARFVQMCDAFNIPIVTLLDVPGFLPGVDQEHGGIIRHGAKLLYAYCNATVPRISLILRKAYGGAYIVMDSQSIGADLTYAWPTNEIAVMGAEGAANVIFRRQIAGAEDPDAMRARMVKEYKSELMHPYYAAERGLVDDVIDPAQTREILIRSLAMLQSKHADLPSRKHGNPPQ encoded by the coding sequence ATGACCGTTTTGGAAGAGACGACGGGCGAGCAGACCGCAGAGCCTTCGGAGCCCACGGACGCGCGCGGCCGGGTGGCCGAGCTGCACGAGATCCGTGCGCAGGCTCTGGCCGGTCCGAGCGAGAAGGCGACCCAGGCGCAGCACGCCAAGGGCAAGCTGACCGCCCGGGAGCGGATCGAGCTGCTCCTGGACCCGGGGTCCTTCCAGGAGGTCGAGCAGCTGCGCCGGCACCGGGCGAGCGGCTTCGGCCTCGAGGCGAAGAAGCCGTTCACCGACGGTGTGATCACCGGCTGGGGCACGGTGGAGGGCCGCACGGTCTTCGTCTACGCCCACGACTTCCGCATCTTCGGCGGCGCGCTGGGCGAGGCCCACGCCACGAAGATCCACAAGATCATGGACATGGCCATCGCGGCCGGTGCTCCGCTGGTGTCGCTCAACGACGGCGCCGGCGCCCGTATCCAGGAGGGCGTGTCCGCGCTCGCCGGGTACGGCGGCATCTTCCAGCGCAACACCAAGGCCTCCGGCGTCATCCCGCAGATCTCCGTGATGCTCGGCCCGTGCGCGGGCGGCGCGGCCTACAGCCCCGCCCTGACCGACTTCGTGTTCATGGTCCGCGAGACCTCGCAGATGTTCATCACCGGCCCGGACGTCGTCAAGGCGGTCACCGGCGAGGAGATCACGCAGAACGGCCTCGGCGGCGCCGACGTGCACGCCGAGACCTCGGGCGTCTGCCACTTCGCCTACGACGACGAGGAGACGTGCATCGCCGAGGTGCGCTACCTCCTGTCGATGCTGCCGCAGAACAACCGCGAGAACCCCCCGCGCGCCGAGGCCGGCGACCCCGCCGACCGCCGCGGCGACGTCCTGCTCGACCTGGTCCCGGCCGACGGCAACCGCCCGTACGACATGACCAAGGTCATCGAGGAGATCGTCGACGACGGCGACTACCTCGAGGTCCACGAGCGCTGGGCGCGCAACATCATCTGCGCGCTGGCCCGGCTGGACGGCCAGGTCGTGGGCATCGTCGCCAACCAGCCCCAGTCCCTGGCCGGCGTGCTGGACATCGAGGCCTCCGAGAAGGCCGCGCGGTTCGTGCAGATGTGCGACGCCTTCAACATCCCGATCGTCACCCTGCTGGACGTCCCCGGCTTCCTGCCCGGCGTCGACCAGGAGCACGGCGGCATCATCCGCCACGGCGCGAAGCTGCTGTACGCCTACTGCAACGCGACCGTCCCCCGTATCTCGCTCATCCTGCGCAAGGCCTACGGCGGCGCCTACATCGTCATGGACAGCCAGTCCATCGGCGCGGACCTCACGTACGCGTGGCCGACCAACGAGATCGCCGTCATGGGCGCCGAGGGCGCGGCCAACGTCATCTTCCGGCGGCAGATCGCCGGCGCGGAGGACCCCGACGCCATGCGGGCCCGCATGGTCAAGGAGTACAAGTCCGAGCTGATGCACCCGTACTACGCGGCCGAGCGCGGCCTCGTCGACGACGTGATCGACCCGGCGCAGACCCGCGAGATCCTGATCCGCTCGCTGGCGATGCTCCAGTCGAAACACGCCGACCTGCCTTCCCGCAAGCACGGCAACCCTCCGCAGTAA
- a CDS encoding YceI family protein, producing MSIFGRKNTADSTAAAVATVSPELAALTGTYTIDPAHSTIGFVARHAMVTNVKGKFNDFSGSLQLDGAEPSRSTASIDVSMDSIDTGSADRDGHLKSADFFKTDEFPAMTFRSTSVESAGGDDYRVTGDLSILGVTKPLTIDLEFNGAAKDPFGNERVGFEGKAEILRSEWGLTWNAALETGGVLVSDKIKLNFDISAIKNA from the coding sequence ATGAGCATCTTCGGCCGCAAGAACACCGCCGACTCCACCGCCGCCGCCGTCGCCACGGTGAGCCCGGAGCTCGCCGCACTGACCGGCACGTACACGATCGACCCGGCGCACTCGACGATCGGCTTCGTGGCCCGGCACGCGATGGTCACGAACGTCAAGGGCAAGTTCAACGACTTCAGCGGCTCGCTGCAGCTGGACGGCGCCGAACCGTCCCGGTCCACCGCCTCCATCGACGTCAGCATGGACAGCATCGACACCGGGTCGGCCGACCGCGACGGCCACCTCAAGAGCGCCGACTTCTTCAAGACCGACGAGTTCCCGGCGATGACCTTCCGCTCCACGTCCGTCGAGTCCGCCGGCGGCGACGACTACCGCGTCACCGGCGACCTGAGCATCCTCGGCGTCACCAAGCCGCTCACCATCGACCTGGAGTTCAACGGCGCCGCGAAGGACCCGTTCGGCAACGAGCGCGTCGGCTTCGAGGGCAAGGCCGAGATCCTGCGCTCGGAGTGGGGTCTGACCTGGAACGCGGCACTGGAGACGGGTGGCGTGCTGGTCTCGGACAAGATCAAGCTGAACTTCGACATCTCGGCGATCAAGAACGCGTAA
- a CDS encoding YdeI/OmpD-associated family protein: MPAGAGTTAAPPSSQALFFASADALDAWLTAHPAPHPGLWVKVAKKGAGVVSADAGDVNDVALCHGWITGHRKGLDAVHYLQRITPRRPGSHWSAVNVRRVEELTAQGRMRPAGLAEVAAAGADGRWAAAYASQKEAAVPQELLTALEAHPGAAAVFDGMGRTDRYLVMLALLRARTPRSRQAQAAAAVAKLEAASGNS, encoded by the coding sequence ATGCCCGCAGGAGCCGGTACCACCGCAGCGCCGCCGTCGTCGCAAGCCCTCTTCTTCGCCTCGGCCGACGCCCTCGACGCCTGGCTCACCGCGCACCCGGCGCCACACCCGGGCCTGTGGGTGAAGGTCGCGAAGAAGGGTGCCGGCGTGGTCTCGGCCGACGCGGGGGATGTCAACGACGTGGCCCTGTGCCACGGGTGGATCACCGGGCACCGCAAGGGGCTCGACGCCGTCCACTACCTCCAGCGGATCACGCCGCGGCGCCCGGGCAGCCACTGGTCGGCGGTCAACGTGCGGCGCGTCGAGGAGCTGACGGCGCAGGGCCGGATGCGGCCGGCCGGTCTCGCCGAGGTGGCCGCCGCCGGGGCCGACGGGCGGTGGGCGGCGGCGTACGCCTCGCAGAAGGAGGCGGCCGTACCGCAGGAGCTGCTGACCGCGCTGGAAGCGCATCCGGGCGCCGCGGCGGTGTTCGACGGGATGGGCCGCACCGACCGCTATCTCGTGATGCTGGCGCTGCTGCGGGCCCGCACCCCGCGGAGCCGGCAGGCGCAGGCGGCGGCCGCCGTCGCGAAACTCGAGGCGGCCTCCGGGAACTCGTGA